A genomic stretch from Paraburkholderia dioscoreae includes:
- a CDS encoding amidohydrolase family protein gives MAAETLTGLSGKVAVTNIGLLLSGDIDRPILDADTLVIDDGVIVAVGKEKDCDLEGARTTVDCKGTTVAPGLIDSHVHPVFGDWTPRQNQMGWIESNLNGGVTTMISAGEVHLPGRPKDVLGVKALAITAQRSFEGMRGAGVGGGVKVMAGAPVIEKGMVEEDFKELSEAGVKLLGEVGLGSVKGGEEAAQMVAWARKYGIQSTIHTGGPSIPGSGLIDRDVVLAADADVIGHINGGHTSLSYRHVCDLCEQSSRALEIVHNGNERIALLTARHAIELKCPHRIILGTDSPAGSGVQPLGILRMIALISSLADVPAEIAFCFATGNTARQRNLRQGLIEVGRPADLVFMDRAQHTAADTLLESVQLGDIPGVGMVMIDGLIRCRRSRNTPPATEVPVVL, from the coding sequence ATGGCAGCAGAGACGTTGACAGGCTTGTCGGGCAAGGTCGCGGTAACGAACATCGGGCTGCTGTTATCCGGCGACATCGACCGGCCGATTCTCGACGCCGACACGCTGGTGATCGACGACGGCGTGATCGTCGCGGTCGGCAAGGAAAAGGACTGCGATCTCGAAGGCGCGCGTACGACGGTGGATTGCAAAGGGACCACGGTCGCGCCCGGCCTGATCGACTCGCATGTGCATCCCGTGTTCGGCGACTGGACGCCGCGCCAGAATCAGATGGGCTGGATCGAATCGAATCTGAACGGCGGCGTCACCACGATGATTTCCGCCGGCGAAGTGCATTTGCCCGGCCGTCCGAAAGACGTGCTCGGCGTGAAGGCGCTCGCGATTACCGCACAACGCTCGTTCGAAGGCATGCGCGGCGCGGGTGTCGGCGGCGGCGTCAAGGTCATGGCGGGCGCGCCGGTGATCGAGAAGGGCATGGTCGAAGAGGACTTCAAGGAGCTCTCGGAAGCAGGCGTCAAACTGCTCGGCGAAGTCGGCCTCGGCAGCGTGAAGGGCGGCGAGGAAGCCGCGCAGATGGTCGCGTGGGCGCGCAAGTACGGCATTCAGAGCACGATTCACACGGGCGGTCCGTCGATTCCCGGCTCGGGCCTGATCGACCGCGACGTGGTGCTCGCCGCCGACGCGGACGTGATCGGCCATATCAACGGGGGCCATACGTCGCTGTCTTACCGGCATGTGTGCGACCTGTGCGAGCAATCGAGCCGCGCGCTGGAAATCGTCCATAACGGCAACGAACGGATCGCATTGCTGACGGCGCGTCATGCGATCGAATTGAAGTGTCCGCACCGGATCATTCTCGGCACGGACAGTCCCGCCGGTTCCGGCGTGCAGCCGCTCGGCATTTTGCGGATGATCGCGCTGATCTCGAGCCTCGCCGACGTGCCCGCAGAAATCGCCTTCTGCTTCGCAACCGGCAACACCGCGCGGCAACGCAATCTGCGGCAAGGGCTGATCGAAGTGGGGCGTCCCGCGGACCTCGTGTTCATGGATCGCGCGCAGCACACGGCGGCCGATACGCTGCTCGAAAGCGTGCAGCTCGGCGACATTCCGGGCGTGGGCATGGTGATGATCGACGGCCTGATCCGCTGCCGGAGGAGCCGCAACACGCCACCGGCCACCGAAGTGCCGGTGGTGCTGTGA
- a CDS encoding ABC transporter ATP-binding protein: MSEPMLKVSGLNAFYGRAHILFDVGLEVGRGEVVALMGRNGAGKSTTMKAVMGLLPRRQGEVSFRGQNIAALPPYRIARMGMGFVPEDRRVFADLTVMENLDTGRQPPREGAPQWTPEKLFRLFPNLGEMPQRPGGQMSGGEQQMLTVSRTLMGNPYLVLLDEPSEGVAPVIVEQMANMILELKREGLSILLSEQNLHFAELVSDRAYVLEKGQIRFSGTIGELAQNETVRRAYLSV; encoded by the coding sequence ATGAGCGAGCCGATGCTGAAAGTCTCCGGCCTCAACGCGTTCTATGGCCGCGCGCATATTCTGTTCGACGTCGGCCTCGAAGTCGGCCGCGGCGAAGTCGTCGCGCTGATGGGCCGCAACGGCGCCGGCAAATCGACCACGATGAAAGCGGTGATGGGTCTGCTGCCGCGCCGCCAGGGCGAAGTGAGTTTTCGCGGGCAGAACATCGCGGCGTTGCCGCCGTACAGGATCGCGCGCATGGGCATGGGCTTCGTGCCCGAGGATCGTCGCGTGTTCGCCGATCTGACCGTGATGGAAAACCTCGACACCGGCCGTCAGCCGCCGCGCGAAGGCGCACCGCAATGGACGCCGGAAAAACTGTTCCGGCTCTTTCCCAATCTCGGCGAAATGCCGCAGCGTCCGGGCGGCCAGATGAGCGGCGGCGAGCAGCAGATGCTCACCGTGTCGCGCACGCTGATGGGCAATCCGTATCTGGTGCTGCTCGACGAACCGTCCGAAGGCGTGGCGCCGGTGATCGTCGAACAGATGGCGAACATGATTCTCGAACTCAAGCGCGAAGGGCTGTCGATTCTGTTGTCCGAACAGAACCTGCACTTCGCCGAGCTGGTCAGCGACCGCGCGTATGTGCTCGAAAAAGGGCAGATCCGCTTTAGCGGCACGATCGGCGAACTCGCACAGAACGAAACAGTGAGGCGCGCTTATCTGAGCGTGTGA
- a CDS encoding ABC transporter ATP-binding protein, with amino-acid sequence MSLLRVSGLSKSFGGLKAVDNVSFDLEAGQLLALLGPNGAGKSTCFNMVNGQLPPSSGSIRLDGHELVGMRPREIWRLGVGRTFQIAATFNSMTVIENVQMALVSRERKTFGLWKAARSRYADEAFTLLEQVGMAADANRACGVLAYGDVKRVELAIALANRPRLLLMDEPTAGMAPKERNELMALTKRLVTEHKIGVLFTEHSMDVVFAYADRMIVLARGKLIAEGDADTIRNDPRVQEVYFGTGKTFQPHAPLHEAAGGHQGQGALQ; translated from the coding sequence ATGAGCTTGCTGCGCGTCAGCGGTCTCTCCAAATCGTTCGGCGGCCTCAAGGCGGTCGACAACGTCTCGTTCGATCTCGAAGCCGGTCAATTGCTGGCTTTGCTCGGGCCGAACGGCGCGGGCAAATCTACCTGTTTCAACATGGTCAACGGTCAATTGCCGCCTTCATCCGGATCGATTCGCCTCGACGGTCACGAACTGGTCGGCATGCGTCCGCGTGAAATCTGGCGGCTTGGCGTGGGCCGCACGTTTCAGATCGCCGCAACCTTCAATTCCATGACCGTGATCGAGAACGTGCAGATGGCCCTGGTCTCGCGCGAACGCAAGACTTTCGGGCTATGGAAGGCCGCCCGCTCGCGCTACGCCGACGAAGCCTTCACGTTGCTCGAACAGGTCGGCATGGCCGCGGACGCGAACCGCGCGTGCGGCGTGCTCGCTTATGGCGACGTCAAGCGCGTGGAACTCGCGATTGCGCTTGCCAACCGCCCCAGGCTGCTATTGATGGATGAACCCACCGCCGGCATGGCGCCGAAGGAGCGTAATGAATTGATGGCGTTGACGAAGCGTCTCGTCACCGAACACAAGATCGGCGTGCTCTTCACCGAGCACAGCATGGACGTGGTATTCGCCTACGCCGATCGCATGATCGTGCTCGCGCGCGGCAAGCTGATCGCCGAGGGCGACGCCGACACGATCCGCAACGACCCGCGCGTCCAGGAAGTCTATTTCGGCACCGGCAAGACCTTCCAGCCGCACGCGCCGCTGCACGAGGCAGCGGGCGGCCATCAGGGCCAGGGAGCGCTGCAATGA
- a CDS encoding ABC transporter permease, with protein sequence MFSNLLVQLVNGLADASTLFLVAAGLSLIFGVTRIVNFAHGSFYMFGIYVAYSMASRFGHTAGGFWLSVLAAALVVAVLGALVEMIVLRRIYQAPELFHLLATFALVLIFRDAALWLWGPEDLFGPRAPHLAGAVDFLGHPLPTYDIALIVIGPVVLLLLWYALTRTRWGTLVRAATQDREMLGALGINQAWLFTGVFFVGAFLAGLGGALQGPRMSANLSLDLETIGNAFVVVVVGGMGSIPGAFIAALIIAEIKALCIGIGHVTIFGVGLSLSRFTLVAEFVVMAVVLVVRPWGLLGRASAAVRGMAAPETPLRPAGKRLKWLAAIALLVLVLAPLAANAFPYMPVLLVEILIAVLFATSLHFIMGPGGMHSFGHAAYFGLGAYGAALFLKVLNLPMEAALLLGPLLAVAGALVFGWFCVRLSGVYLAMLTLAFAQIVWSVVFQWDDVTGGSNGILGLWPSNWLSSPVAFYYLTLACAVVGVWLLRKMLFSPLGYAMRASRDSVLRAEAIGIDVKRVQWAAFVIASLFCGLAGSLYAFSKGTISPEVISVSRSVDGLVMVLLGGLQTLTGPIVGAAVFTWLQDTVARQTDYWQALLGFAILLLVIAFPQGIVGFIRERFGDDTFDPPEKSAVSPSRRTAIKEGL encoded by the coding sequence ATGTTTTCGAATTTGCTGGTACAGCTGGTCAATGGGCTCGCCGACGCGTCGACGCTGTTTCTCGTCGCCGCCGGTCTGTCGCTGATCTTCGGCGTGACACGCATCGTCAACTTTGCGCACGGCTCGTTCTACATGTTCGGCATCTACGTCGCGTACAGCATGGCGAGCCGCTTCGGACACACGGCGGGCGGCTTCTGGCTCTCCGTGCTGGCCGCGGCGCTGGTGGTCGCGGTGCTGGGCGCGCTGGTCGAAATGATCGTTCTGCGGCGCATCTACCAGGCGCCCGAACTGTTTCATCTGCTCGCCACGTTTGCGCTGGTGCTGATCTTTCGCGACGCCGCGCTGTGGCTGTGGGGTCCGGAAGACCTGTTCGGACCGCGTGCGCCGCATCTGGCGGGCGCGGTCGATTTCCTCGGCCATCCGCTGCCTACCTACGACATCGCTCTGATCGTGATCGGTCCCGTCGTGTTGCTGCTGCTCTGGTATGCGTTGACACGCACGCGCTGGGGCACGCTGGTGCGCGCCGCCACGCAGGACCGCGAGATGCTCGGCGCGCTCGGTATCAATCAGGCGTGGCTGTTTACCGGGGTGTTTTTCGTCGGCGCGTTTCTCGCCGGGTTGGGCGGCGCGCTGCAAGGGCCGCGCATGTCGGCGAATCTGTCGCTGGATCTGGAGACGATCGGCAACGCGTTCGTCGTCGTGGTGGTCGGCGGCATGGGGTCGATTCCGGGGGCGTTCATTGCCGCGCTGATCATCGCGGAGATCAAGGCGCTGTGCATCGGCATCGGCCATGTGACGATCTTCGGCGTCGGTCTTTCGTTGAGCCGCTTTACGCTGGTGGCCGAATTCGTCGTGATGGCGGTCGTGCTGGTGGTGCGTCCCTGGGGTTTGCTCGGCCGCGCGAGCGCCGCGGTGCGCGGCATGGCGGCGCCGGAAACGCCTTTGCGTCCGGCGGGCAAACGGCTCAAGTGGCTGGCGGCCATCGCGTTGCTGGTTCTCGTGCTTGCGCCGCTCGCGGCCAATGCATTTCCGTACATGCCCGTGTTGCTGGTAGAGATCCTGATCGCCGTGCTGTTCGCCACGAGCCTGCATTTCATCATGGGACCGGGCGGCATGCATTCGTTCGGCCACGCAGCGTACTTCGGACTGGGCGCATACGGCGCCGCGCTGTTCCTCAAAGTACTAAATCTGCCGATGGAAGCCGCCTTGCTGCTCGGCCCGCTGTTGGCCGTGGCCGGCGCGCTGGTGTTCGGCTGGTTCTGCGTGCGCCTCTCCGGCGTCTATCTCGCGATGCTCACGCTCGCGTTCGCACAGATTGTCTGGTCGGTGGTGTTCCAGTGGGACGACGTGACGGGCGGCAGCAACGGCATTCTCGGTTTGTGGCCGTCGAACTGGCTGTCTTCACCGGTGGCCTTTTACTATCTCACGCTCGCCTGCGCCGTGGTCGGCGTGTGGCTGTTGCGCAAGATGCTGTTCTCGCCGCTGGGTTATGCCATGCGCGCGTCGCGTGACTCCGTGCTGCGCGCCGAGGCGATCGGTATCGACGTGAAGCGCGTGCAATGGGCCGCGTTCGTGATCGCGTCGTTGTTCTGCGGACTCGCCGGCTCGCTCTATGCGTTCTCCAAGGGCACGATTTCGCCGGAGGTGATCAGCGTGAGCCGTTCGGTGGACGGCCTCGTGATGGTGCTGCTCGGCGGCTTGCAGACGCTCACCGGGCCGATTGTGGGCGCGGCCGTGTTCACGTGGCTGCAGGACACCGTCGCACGGCAGACCGACTACTGGCAGGCGCTGCTGGGCTTCGCGATCCTGCTGCTGGTGATCGCGTTTCCGCAGGGGATCGTCGGCTTCATTCGCGAGCGTTTCGGCGACGATACTTTCGACCCGCCGGAAAAGAGTGCCGTCTCGCCTTCCCGGCGCACGGCAATCAAGGAGGGGCTATGA
- a CDS encoding amino acid synthesis family protein: MAIKLRKLVVQVDETRIEMGQAVNPPVRRAVAIAVIENPYAGRYEAKLDALIEAGEELGALLGNKCVEALSIAPGEAQSYGKAAIVGEAGELEHAAALLHPKLGAPLRVAVEKGAALVPSAKKMGTLGTAIDVPLGHKDAAFVRSHFDAIEARVSDAPRANEIVVAVAVTASGRPLPRIGGLQVSEIKGEDGLR; encoded by the coding sequence ATGGCAATCAAGCTTCGCAAGCTGGTCGTGCAAGTGGATGAAACACGCATTGAAATGGGGCAGGCCGTCAATCCGCCGGTGCGCCGCGCGGTCGCGATCGCGGTGATCGAGAATCCTTATGCGGGCCGCTACGAAGCCAAACTCGACGCGCTGATCGAAGCGGGTGAAGAGTTGGGCGCATTGCTCGGCAACAAGTGTGTCGAAGCGCTGAGCATCGCGCCGGGCGAGGCGCAAAGCTATGGCAAGGCCGCGATTGTCGGCGAGGCGGGCGAGCTGGAGCATGCCGCCGCGCTCCTGCATCCCAAGCTCGGTGCGCCGCTGCGGGTGGCGGTCGAGAAGGGCGCGGCGCTGGTGCCGTCGGCGAAGAAGATGGGCACGCTCGGCACCGCGATCGACGTGCCGCTCGGCCACAAGGACGCCGCCTTCGTGCGCAGTCATTTCGACGCGATCGAGGCGCGCGTATCCGACGCGCCGCGCGCGAACGAGATCGTCGTGGCCGTCGCGGTGACGGCGTCAGGCCGGCCGTTGCCGCGCATCGGCGGCCTGCAGGTGAGCGAGATCAAAGGCGAAGACGGTCTGCGCTGA
- a CDS encoding amino acid synthesis family protein yields MFEIRRVLTHVEDIFHEFGPAPAQPLRRGAIAAVMTNPFAGRYEAKIEHGMEALKPIGLDMAQRLLAAMAVPHASIEGYGKGAIIGSRGELEHGALWHVPGGYAMRELLEKNGVPTNAIVPSTKKVGAPSTALDVPLTHVNASYVRSHFDAIEVRVPGAPAADELVYILAMSTGQRVHARVGGLAKEAIVGKDGLR; encoded by the coding sequence GTGTTCGAAATACGCCGCGTGCTGACGCACGTCGAAGACATCTTCCACGAGTTCGGTCCTGCGCCTGCGCAGCCACTCAGACGCGGCGCAATTGCCGCGGTGATGACCAACCCGTTCGCCGGGCGCTACGAAGCGAAAATCGAGCACGGAATGGAAGCGCTCAAACCGATCGGCCTCGACATGGCGCAACGGCTGCTGGCCGCGATGGCGGTGCCGCATGCGTCGATCGAAGGTTACGGCAAGGGCGCGATTATCGGCTCGCGCGGCGAACTGGAGCATGGCGCGCTGTGGCACGTGCCGGGCGGCTATGCGATGCGCGAGTTGCTGGAGAAAAACGGTGTGCCCACCAATGCCATCGTGCCGTCCACCAAGAAGGTCGGCGCGCCGTCCACCGCGCTCGACGTGCCGCTCACGCACGTCAACGCGAGCTACGTGCGCAGCCATTTCGACGCGATCGAAGTGCGCGTGCCCGGCGCGCCCGCCGCGGACGAGCTGGTGTATATCCTCGCGATGAGCACAGGGCAGCGCGTGCATGCGCGCGTCGGCGGCCTCGCGAAAGAGGCGATCGTAGGCAAGGACGGTTTGCGCTGA
- a CDS encoding UPF0280 family protein, whose translation MNPTRTRLDATRWHWQHGPIDLILSADGTASALQAAYEACWARFVDVLPELVGELKQLRQPVPAEVASSDDTQLQGPVARRMWSACHPHRTRHITPMAAVAGSVADELITAFAREGISRAFINNGGDIALYLTEGQQYRVGVFADLASFSPVRLSRDQALDASLTLDAGLAVRGIATSGWRGRSFSLGIADSVTVLARNAATADAAATMIANAVDLDHPGILRRPASSLKDDTDLGDRLVTVDVPSLPQPLIDFALARGVEAAQRLLDQGLIEGAALFLQGRVRVAGIHHTGGLLTQRAQIKTEAPCSKYAAC comes from the coding sequence ATGAACCCCACCCGCACCCGACTCGACGCGACCCGCTGGCATTGGCAGCATGGGCCGATCGATCTGATCCTCAGCGCGGACGGCACGGCTTCGGCGCTGCAGGCGGCGTATGAGGCGTGCTGGGCGCGCTTTGTCGATGTGTTGCCGGAACTGGTCGGCGAGTTGAAGCAGCTCCGGCAGCCGGTGCCGGCCGAAGTCGCGTCGAGCGACGACACGCAGTTGCAAGGCCCGGTTGCCCGCCGCATGTGGTCGGCCTGTCATCCTCACCGCACGCGCCATATCACGCCGATGGCCGCGGTGGCGGGCAGCGTCGCCGATGAACTGATCACGGCGTTCGCGCGCGAAGGCATTTCGCGTGCCTTCATCAACAACGGCGGCGACATTGCACTCTATTTGACCGAAGGGCAGCAATACCGCGTTGGCGTGTTCGCCGATCTGGCATCGTTCTCGCCGGTGCGGCTCTCGCGCGATCAGGCGCTCGACGCCAGCCTGACGCTCGACGCCGGCCTCGCCGTTCGCGGCATTGCGACGAGCGGCTGGCGCGGCCGCAGCTTCAGCCTCGGCATTGCCGATAGCGTCACCGTGCTCGCGCGCAACGCCGCCACCGCGGACGCCGCCGCGACGATGATCGCGAACGCGGTCGACCTGGACCACCCGGGCATTTTGCGGCGTCCGGCTTCGTCGTTGAAAGACGATACCGACCTCGGCGACAGGCTCGTCACCGTGGACGTGCCGTCCTTACCTCAGCCGCTGATCGATTTCGCGCTGGCGCGGGGTGTCGAAGCCGCACAGCGTTTGCTTGACCAGGGTTTGATCGAAGGCGCCGCGCTATTCCTGCAAGGGCGGGTGCGCGTCGCCGGCATTCATCACACAGGCGGGTTGCTCACGCAGCGCGCGCAGATAAAAACGGAGGCTCCGTGTTCGAAATACGCCGCGTGCTGA
- a CDS encoding TetR/AcrR family transcriptional regulator has product MSPTAARKPGATGIRAKQAQDTRAKILKAAIKVFAKQGYASGRVESISKAARSHDRMIYYYFGSKEQLFVEVLETIYTQFNEAESKLDLDLADPVHGLEQMVEFVWQYYLDHPEFVTLLSSENLHQGKHAKKSLKLKEISGYAISVVQKLLDAGQAQQVFRADVKARDVYLMIASLGYFYNANQYTLGAFLGEPLMEKTALEHWREVIKDTVLRAVRVNLSGDAVVAVSEASQNSEA; this is encoded by the coding sequence ATGAGTCCCACCGCCGCCCGCAAGCCGGGCGCTACCGGCATCCGTGCGAAACAGGCGCAGGACACGCGCGCCAAGATTCTGAAAGCGGCCATCAAGGTCTTTGCGAAGCAAGGCTATGCGAGCGGCCGCGTGGAGAGTATTTCAAAGGCGGCGCGCTCGCACGACCGCATGATTTACTACTACTTCGGCAGCAAGGAACAGTTGTTCGTCGAAGTTCTGGAAACGATCTACACGCAGTTCAATGAGGCGGAAAGCAAACTCGATCTCGATCTGGCCGACCCTGTGCACGGGCTCGAACAGATGGTCGAATTCGTCTGGCAGTACTACCTCGATCATCCCGAGTTCGTCACGCTGCTTTCCAGCGAGAATCTGCACCAGGGCAAGCACGCGAAGAAATCCCTGAAGCTGAAGGAGATTTCGGGCTATGCGATTTCGGTGGTGCAAAAGTTATTGGATGCGGGTCAGGCGCAGCAGGTTTTTCGTGCGGATGTCAAAGCGCGCGATGTGTATTTGATGATCGCTTCGCTTGGGTATTTTTATAACGCCAATCAATATACGTTGGGCGCGTTTCTTGGCGAGCCGCTGATGGAAAAGACGGCGCTCGAGCATTGGCGCGAGGTTATCAAGGACACGGTGCTGCGCGCGGTGAGGGTGAATTTGTCGGGGGATGCTGTGGTGGCAGTGAGCGAGGCGAGCCAAAACAGCGAAGCGTAG
- the wecB gene encoding non-hydrolyzing UDP-N-acetylglucosamine 2-epimerase has protein sequence MKKRKIIVTVGTRPEAVKMAPLVKQLQREEWADCRVLATAQHRGMLDQVLRLFEIKADIDLDIMQPNQSLPMLTSRLMVRLDEVLAAEQPDVLLAQGDTTTVLTAALASFYRRVPVGHVEAGLRTGDLSNPFPEEMNRVVASRLARWHFAPTETAKRNLLAEGIDAASVFVTGNTVIDALLDVAERCDGAVPFNGDSRLILVTSHRRENFGEAFQNILRALKTIADNNQDVHVLYPVHPNPNVREAAYAHLDKHPRITLCEPLDYLPFVAAMKRAYLILTDSGGVQEEAPALGKPVLVLRHETERPEAVAQEVVKLVGTDYADIVSNTQRLLDDPAEYRRMARGVSPYGDGHASGRIVGVLRDHFQV, from the coding sequence GTGAAAAAACGTAAGATCATCGTTACTGTAGGAACCCGTCCTGAAGCAGTGAAAATGGCGCCGCTCGTCAAGCAGTTGCAACGCGAGGAGTGGGCCGACTGCCGCGTGCTGGCAACCGCGCAGCATCGCGGCATGCTCGATCAGGTATTGCGGCTGTTCGAGATTAAGGCCGATATCGATCTCGACATCATGCAGCCCAATCAGTCTTTGCCCATGCTGACTTCGCGGCTCATGGTCCGGCTCGACGAGGTGCTCGCCGCCGAACAGCCCGACGTGCTACTCGCGCAGGGCGACACGACCACTGTGCTGACGGCGGCGCTCGCGTCCTTTTACCGGCGCGTGCCGGTCGGACATGTCGAAGCCGGGCTCAGAACAGGCGATCTTTCGAATCCGTTTCCGGAGGAAATGAATCGCGTGGTGGCGAGTCGACTTGCGCGCTGGCATTTCGCGCCGACGGAAACCGCGAAACGCAATCTGCTCGCGGAAGGTATTGATGCGGCGAGCGTGTTCGTCACCGGGAACACGGTCATCGACGCCTTGTTGGACGTGGCTGAGCGGTGCGACGGCGCGGTGCCTTTCAACGGAGATAGCCGGCTGATTCTGGTGACTTCGCACCGTCGCGAGAATTTCGGCGAGGCTTTTCAAAACATCCTGAGAGCACTCAAAACGATCGCCGATAACAATCAGGATGTTCATGTTCTCTATCCCGTTCATCCGAATCCGAACGTGCGTGAAGCGGCCTACGCGCATCTCGACAAACACCCCCGGATTACCCTCTGCGAGCCGCTTGACTATTTGCCGTTCGTGGCGGCGATGAAGCGGGCCTATCTGATTCTGACCGACTCCGGCGGCGTGCAGGAGGAGGCGCCCGCGCTCGGCAAGCCGGTACTCGTGCTGCGGCACGAGACGGAACGCCCGGAGGCGGTCGCGCAGGAGGTCGTCAAACTCGTGGGTACGGATTATGCGGACATTGTTTCGAACACACAACGGCTACTCGACGACCCGGCCGAATACAGGCGGATGGCGCGAGGCGTGTCACCTTATGGCGACGGCCACGCGTCTGGACGGATTGTCGGCGTACTGAGGGACCACTTTCAGGTATAG
- a CDS encoding class I SAM-dependent methyltransferase, with the protein MTDINSKQYWDYRFTTDWVSAGGHGQTRFFAMLAARLMPGWFKDQALREQWDICDWGCAEGQGVDELSKWLGLNSITGIDISEVAIGKAQASFPNRRFKAQALDDLDDYDVIFSSNTLEHFDHPFDVVARLAKHTKRFLVLLLPFQEYDRIPEHFFTFDLDNIPICPVPGFAAVACRVVDAAKVNINYWNGKQILLVYARLSSLGDTRPDLRNFFIGDDTYEAFAQERGQIIAQQHASDREQLARTRDEQAATNAQLEATLKTLQDVRAECDAEKDKQARSQETLAERDQTIAELTQAYSERGETITELKEECGALSAEIMVLRACIERLRTEREDCARLLTEVRAIADGVASQRDTMLRSKTWRLRSAICRFIGRA; encoded by the coding sequence ATGACAGACATTAATTCAAAGCAGTACTGGGACTATCGCTTCACGACCGATTGGGTCTCCGCCGGCGGACATGGGCAAACCCGATTCTTCGCGATGCTGGCGGCCAGGCTGATGCCGGGCTGGTTCAAGGATCAGGCGTTGCGGGAGCAATGGGATATCTGCGACTGGGGTTGCGCCGAGGGACAGGGCGTAGACGAACTGAGCAAATGGCTCGGCTTGAACTCCATCACCGGCATCGATATTTCGGAAGTGGCGATCGGGAAGGCCCAGGCATCTTTCCCGAATAGGCGTTTCAAGGCGCAGGCTCTCGACGACCTCGACGACTACGACGTGATTTTTTCGTCGAATACGCTTGAGCATTTCGATCACCCGTTCGACGTCGTGGCGCGCCTCGCGAAGCATACGAAGCGTTTTCTGGTTCTGCTTCTGCCGTTTCAGGAATATGACCGGATTCCCGAGCACTTCTTCACGTTCGATCTCGACAACATTCCCATCTGCCCGGTGCCCGGTTTCGCTGCCGTCGCCTGCCGCGTTGTTGACGCGGCGAAGGTCAATATCAACTATTGGAACGGTAAGCAGATATTGCTCGTTTATGCGAGGCTCTCGTCACTCGGCGACACCCGGCCGGACCTACGCAATTTCTTTATCGGCGACGATACCTATGAGGCGTTCGCGCAAGAGCGCGGCCAGATCATTGCCCAACAGCACGCCTCGGACAGAGAGCAGCTTGCCCGGACACGTGACGAGCAGGCTGCGACGAACGCGCAACTCGAGGCGACTTTAAAGACTCTGCAGGATGTACGGGCAGAATGCGACGCGGAGAAGGACAAGCAGGCGCGCTCGCAAGAGACGCTCGCCGAGCGGGATCAGACAATTGCCGAACTGACACAGGCCTACTCCGAGCGGGGGGAAACCATAACCGAACTGAAGGAGGAATGTGGCGCCCTGTCAGCGGAAATCATGGTGCTTCGCGCCTGCATTGAACGGCTGCGGACCGAACGGGAAGATTGCGCAAGGCTCCTGACCGAAGTCCGGGCAATTGCGGACGGCGTCGCGAGCCAAAGGGACACGATGCTTCGCTCAAAGACATGGCGGCTCAGGTCGGCGATCTGCCGGTTCATCGGTCGGGCATGA